AAATCTGACACTTTTTGATTTCGATAATAAAGCCCTTCCTGTAATGAGTGTATTTAAGAAAGAACCGTAATCTTATACAATGATCAATGATCAATTATCAACGATCAATTGAACAGAATTAGTTATTAATGATTTAGCCATGTCAAGAAAAGTATCGTTACCACACAGGAAACCAGCAGGTTATATTTACGTTTTACTGTTGACTCTATTTCAGATCATCTGGTATTCCGGTATAAACGCCCAGGAATATGCCATCGGAGCTGATCTTTCATTTCTGAAAGCCGCAGAAGACCAGGATTTTGAATTCAGGGAGAATGGCGCGGGAAAAGCCGGATTACAAATTTTCAGAGACCACGGCTATAACTGGATCAGGTTACGTCTTTTTCACACGCCCACCGAGCTTCCCAATGACCTGGAGTATACCATTGCCCTGGCAAAGGAAGCAAAGAACATGGGATACAAGTTCCTGCTTGATTATCATTATTCCGACACCTGGGCTGATCCGGGTAAACAGTATATTCCCAAATCCTGGGAGGGAAAAACACATGAGGAGCTAGTCGTTGCGGTATTTGAATATTCACGGGAGACAATGACTGCATTCAGGGATGCGGATGCTTCTCCCGATATGGTGCAGGTTGGCAATGAAGTTATCAACGGCATGCTATGGCCTGATGGACGAATACCGGATAACTGGGATCACTTCGCCCAACTTCTACAGGCCGGTATTAACGGTGTGATCGCCGGCTGTGGCAATCTTCCCCGGCCCCAGATTATGATCCACATCGACCAGGGTGGAAATAAAGAACGAACAAAATATTTTTTCGATAAAATAATTGACTATAACATCAGTTTCGATGTCATCGGACAGTCTTATTATCCCTGGTGGCATGGTAGTCTGCTGAACTTACGTGAAAATATGAATTTCATGGCACGCGAGTATAAAAAGCCCATTATTCTGGTTGAAGTTGCCTATTGCTCCAATCCTACCGAGTACGTCAATAAACCTGCACCATTTCCGGAAACACCAGAAGGACAAAAGGAATTTCTTGCAGAGGTGAACCGCATTGTTTTGAGCACTCCCGACAATCTGGGTGCAGGGATTTTCTGGTGGGAACCTGCTACCATTTTTGACACTTCAAACCGGGATTTTTTTGATGATAAAGGCAATGTATTGCCGGTGATTGACGTCTTTGATAAGTATACAAGGCATTAAATCATATCGTGTACTTGTTGACATTTTCACCCAAATATACAATTTAGCTTCAATTAATGAGAACCAAATTCCGCCTGCTGAATATTTTAATCCTATTAATCGGTTTTGCTTTTACCGGTTGTCAGGAGAAACTTAAAAATACCTCCTGGTCAACTCAAAAATTCAACGGTAATTGGGAATTTATTCTTTCGGCCGACAGCACATCTATCTTTTCAACTGATATTGATGATCTTCAATGGCAAAGTGTTAAACTGCCGCATTCTCCTGTTATAGAACCACTGGTCGTGAACAATCAGTGGCAAGGGATATGCTGGTACCGTAAAGACTTTGTACTGCCTGACTACACCAAAGGAAAACTTCTTTTCCTGAAATTTGAAGGTGCCATGAATGTTGCAGATGTATGGATAAACGGAATTAAAAAAATTACACACCTGGGAGGATACCTGCCGTTTGCGGTTGATTTTACCAAAGAAGCCAATATTGGAGGACAGAATCATGTGATTGTAAGGTTGGACAACCGGGACAATCCTATAACCGGGCCTAAGCCACTTAAACAGCTTGATTTCAATATGTATGGCGGATTATACCGTGACGCTTTTCTCATTATTAAAAATCCCCTTTTTATAACAGATGCAGTTTATGCAAACAAGCCCGGCAGTGGAGGGATATTTATCAGCTATCCGGAAGTTTCGGAAAAAGAAGCCATTATTAAGGTAAAAACGCTTGTAATGAATGCCGACAGCAGAGATAAACGTTTCTATATACAGCATGAATTATGGAAAGGAAATGAGATGACCGTCATGGTTAAATCATCAGAGCAATTTCTAGAGACCGGTGATGACTGTGAAGTTGTTGTTGATATCAGTCTGAAATCACCTGAATTATGGTCACCGTCATCTCCCACTTTATATAAGCTGGTGACAGTGGTGATCAATGACCGGCATGTCATTGATACGGATACCACCCGGATTGGCATCAGGCATTTCGATATTGCCCCAAATTATTTTGCTATAAACGGTAAAGAGATCTTCCTGCGTGGGGTTAATCGTCACCAAGAATATCCATATGTAGGTTATGCCTTAAGTAATGAAGCTCAATACAGGGATGCCCGGAAAATCAAGGATGCCGGATTTGACTTTGTTCGTTTATCACATTACCCTCATTCACCAGCTTTCATGGATGCTTGTGATGAACTAGGCATTGTCGTTCTCGATGCTATCTTAGGATGGCAGTATTTCAGCGAGGATGATGCATTTCAATCACAGGTACTGCAATGTTGTCGTGATCTCATCCGAAGGGACAGGAATCATGCATGTGTAATGGCGTGGGAAGTTTCGCTAAATGAATCTGCCATGTCAAAAGAGTTTATTGATAAGGCTGTTGCCATTGCCCATCAGGAGTATCCTGGTGATCAATGTTTCACAGCCGGTTGGATAAATTACGGATATGACATTTTTCTTCAGGCACGGCAGCACCGTCTGCAATATTATGAAGAACCTGATAAACCATATATTGTATCAGAATATGGAGATTGGGAGTATTATGCCATGAATGCAGGATTCAATCAGGAGCGATGGCAGGATCTTTTACAGGAAGATCGTTCCAGCAGGCAGTTGCTTTCAAGCGGGGAAACGAGGTTATTGCAACAGGCCACAAATATTCAGGAGGCACAGAATGATAATTTCACCACTCCTGCCTTTGCCGATGGATACTGGGTGATGTATGATTATAACCGGGGTTTTGCCAATGACCTGGAAGCCTCTGGGATCATGTCGATAAACCGTCTGCCCAAGTTCGGTTATTACTTCTTTCAGAGCCAGCGCGATGCCCCTGAGGTTTTATCAACCTATACTTCTGGTCCGATGGCATTTATTGCAACTTACTGGAATGAGAAATCAGACCTTAATGTGCGCGTCTTCAGCAATTGCGAAGAAGTTGAACTGTCATTGAATGGTGAGGTAATAGCACGGCAAGGTCTGGATTCAAACCGGATGTCAACAAATCTGACACATCCACCTTTCACATTTAAAATAAAGGAGTTCAAATCCGGTACACTCACGGCCAACGGTTATATCCATGGAGACAACGTCGTAAGGCATTCGGTTTCAACGCCTGGTAATCCTGTTGCTGTCAGGCTGAGCTATGATGAGAGTGGGTGTCCACCAAAAGCAAACGTCAATGATATTCTTTTTATATATGCTCGTCTCGAGGATATGAATGGCACGGTTGTTCCGGTGAATGGCGTAAAGATCGATTTTGCGATTACTGGAGATGCAGAGCTTATAAATCCGGATAATACAGATAGTGAGGCAGGCATTGCAACGGCCCTGGTCAGGATCGGTGAGGCACACGGAGAAATTTCTATCCGGGCTGTCTGTAAAAATCTTTTACCTGGAAATTTAAAAATACCTGTTGTGAGGTAATAAAATAAAAAAGGCTGTCCGGGTGATTAAAATAATCTCTGCGACAGCCTCTTTTTATTAACCGATCGCCGCTTTATTGCTGTTCGACCGTGTACTGCATGGTCGTCAGATCAACAGTGATCTTGTATTGGCCTGCAACACTGGGAGCGGGGATGCCAGGTGGATCCGGTACGCCTTCCGTAGGTCGATATATGAGAAATCCCTTTTTGTTGGATCCGTCACCATTTGTCCCCCATTGCGGAGCCCACTGACCTGACACTTCCAGGAATTTCATAGTACCTGTCGCATTAAGTGTAGTTATAATACTGAACACATGAGGCTGATCTTCTGTCAGTTTCAGCCCTGCAGTGTTATCCCATCCGGCAAGAGTTGCATCACCAAGCAGGTACAATTCCCCGGATGTCAGGAAGGTTTCATAGGCAAGCTGCAGTGTGTCGGCCATAATGTAATATGGTCCAGCATCGACACCAACGGGGATGGCAGGCGGATCCGGCACACTTTCCGTCGGCCTGTATACCAATATTCCTCCTTCAGCAGTACCGGTCGCATCTGTTCCCCACTGCGGAGCCCACTGACCTAAAACCGAAATGAATTTGATATATTGTGCGCTACCGGGTGTGAGAGTTTCCACTCTTGCAAATTGACCTTGTCCGATATGCTCCATCGGAAGTGCCAGTATATTGCTCCATCCTATAGTTGTACCGCTGCCGAGCAGATAGATCGGCTTTATAAATATCTCATCACTGTATGGCGTAATGGTCAGAGTGATCACAGCAGATATAACATTTGAATAAGTAGTTATACTGTTGACAAAAGAGCGAACGCGGAAGGCGAGATCATAGGCAACGTCAGGATCAAGCTCTAAAACCAGAAGAATCTTATTCATCTGGGTAACTGTCATTTCATAAGCCGTACTGGTGGTGGAAGTGAGGGTATACGGACTGGAGAAATTGTTTTGTTCCAGGTCCATCTCCAGGATATACTTTGTAGTCTCAAGATCAGTCAGATTGTAATGTGTTTCAGACCATATGAACGTGGTAAGCACACTGTCGGCCTGATCTTTTAAAAGCACGAATGAGGATCCGCTAGTAGGGCTTGAAATTTCTGGTTTAACCGCCTGGCTTGGGTCCAGTTTCGGGTCTCTCAGCTCTTTCTCACAGGAAAAGAGTAAGCCTAATCCTATGAAAACTGTTACTATAAATGCTATCTTTTTCATTCCTATAATGTTTTAAAGAATTAATAACCTGGATTCTGTATAAGATTTGGATTTGCGTTGAGATCTGAGGACGGGATCGGGAAGAGATTGTACTTCACATCAGTAGCTAAGCCTCCACTCACATTTCCTTTCCAGGGCCAGAGATAATCGCCGCCGGTAAAGAGTCCATACCTGATCAGGTCAGTTCTCCTATGGCATTCCCAGTAAAGTTCACGTGCTCTTTCATCGAGGATGAATGGCAGGTCAATCTGGGTAACATCTCCTGAAGCATCACCATAAGCTCTTTCCCTGATTGCGTTGATATAACCGAGAGCAGTTCCTATATCTCCGCCTGTACCACCTCTCAGGACTGCTTCCGCATACATCAGGTAGACATCTGCTAATCTGAACATCGGAAAGTCAGTATCCGTATGAACGAGATTAGAGCCCGGAGCACCACCCCTGGTCACATTTTTAAATTTGGTAGTCGGATATCCATTTGTAAAGTTGGAGATATCGGTGATTTCCAGACTTTGCCCATCAGTATAAAACGTGGCACGGCTATCTGTATTGCCGGTAATATCATCAAACTTATTTACGAAAGCGCTGGTAGCTCTGATACCTCCCCATCCTCCGTCGATGCCGAATGCACTGGGATTCATGTTACCGCCAACCTCGGAATGAATAATAAAGGTGGTTCCTCCCCATGTCCTCGTATTATTACCATCGAATGTAACCGGGAAGATGACCTCGTCGAGGTTGGCATTATCAGCCAGGAAGAGATTCTGATAAACCGGTTCAAGAGAATATCCTGCATCGATGATCTTATTACAATAAGTGAGACACTCGGTATATTTAGGTTCTCCGATATAGACCTCGGCATTCAAATACAGTTTTGCCAGAAGCATCCAGGCAGCTGCTTTGTCAGCCCGGGCATATTCGTTCTGCCTGGCATCGATAAGGAGGTTTTCAATATCCAGTAATTCGCTTTCAATATATTTATAAAGGTCAGGTCTTAAAATCCGTTGCGGGAAGAATACTCCAACCTGATCATTGTCGGTGACGAACGGTACATTGCCAAACAGATCCAGGGCATGCCAGTAACTCAGAGCCCTCAGAAAGCGTGCCTCTGCACGATAATATTGGATATCTGTTCTCAGCTGACCACTCACACCACGCTCATCAAGCTTGCTGTCGGCAGTTTGACGTATATATTCATTGCATAGAGATATTTGGACGAAGATACGGGAATACATAGCCGCGATAAAGACATCACTTGCTCCCCAGGTCTGCCAGTGCAGATCTTTGATGGTCTGGTCATTCCATCCGATGACCGCCTCATCGGTCGTCAGTTCCTGATGATACCAGTAACCTCTGAGATATTGTCCGAATCCTTCATCTATGCCGCTGATATCAGAGTTGCCATGCGGGCCTGTCTGTCCGGATACGGCTAATCCGGCATATAATTTTGCCAGGACCTGCCTGTATGAGGAAGGATTATCATAAACTTTTGCAGCCGTTACTTCATCTTTATCCAATGGTATCGTATCCAGATCTTTAATGCAGGAAGAAAATGCCAGGACAAGTGCTGCAGTAATCAGAGTGATATTCAATAACTTTTTCATAATTATTCTGAATTTGAAGGTTAATTAAAACATGAGATTCACACCGAACACAAATACACGTGGTCGTGGGTATATCCTGTTATCAATACCATTACTGATTTCAGGATCGATACCTGAATACCTGGTAATCACAAAAGCATTGTTAACAGTTGCTGAAAGCAGTAGTTTTACCTTGCCATTAATAAGTTTGTTGAACAAATAACTCAGCGTGATATTATCCATTCTGAAAAATGAGCCATCCTGTATGAAATAATTTGACAGGTAACGAGGTGATACAAAGTTAATCATCTTGACATCCGACGTCACATTGCCAATGTAAGGACCTTCGGGGCGATAAAGTCTTTCCCAGACTGCATTTTCGGAAATCACGTTGTTATAAATATAATTGCCGATGTTGGCACGTCCTGAAAAGGAAAAACTCCAGCTTTTATACTGCAAATTTGAAGATATACCAAAGTAATAATCCGGAGCTGGATCCTTAAAACGGTAACGGTCGTTATCGGTTATCTGTCCATCTCCATTTCTGTCAACATACATGCCTTCTATCGGATTACCGTGTGCATCGTATACTTGCTCAAAAACAAAATATGAGTTAGCCGCATATCCTACACTATTGACCTGGCATGTATTTCCAACACCTCCTGAAATACCCCCGGTCAGTACTCCTATGTAATTGGGATCATCGGTAACTGTCAGTTTTGTGATTTTATTAGCGTTGTAAGTGGCATTCAAATTAACTTCCCAGAAAAAATTCTCCCTTGAGACAGGTTTTGTATTAATTGAAAACTCAACACCTCTATTTTCCATGTCTCCGACATTGGTCAGGAGATAGTTAGTGAGGTTTGCTCCGGCGGGAATCGGTATAAAATTGATAAGGTCCTTAGTCTGTTTGAAATAAAAATCCAGTGAGCCATAAAATCTGTCATTGGAAAAGCCATAATCCAGACCAAGATTCCAAGTGGTAGTTTCTTCCCACTTTATTTTTTTATCGAATCCATTAGGACGTAAGGTTACGAGAAATTGATTCCCAAACTGATACATCGCATTTTGTTCACTGTAAGTATAACGGGCCAGATAGGGATAATCACCCTGTCCGATGTCCTGCTGCCCGGTAATACCATATCCTGCTCTCAGCTTGAGTTGCGATAAAACAGTAACATTTTTCATCCACGGTTCTTCATTGATTTTCCATCCTATGGCAACAGCAGGAAACAAACCCCAGCGTGTATCGGGTGAGAACCTTGAAGTACCATCGTCACGTAATGTGAAGGTTATTAGATAGCGGCTCATTAATGAATAATTGACACGTCCGAAGAATGATACAAGGTAACTTTCTGTTGCATAATCAGAGCTGTCATTAACTACTGTTTTAATAATATTGGTCGAGTAATTTGAGCCTTTTCTCCAGAAATGTTGCCAGGAGTAACCTGCCATAATATCAAAGGTGCTTTTTAAATCACTGACGTTTTTAACATAATTCAAGTAAAAGTCGAGGAGTTCATTTTTCTTCTCCTGCTTATATACAGTGGATAAGCCACCTCCATAAACTGCATTGAATACCCAGGGGGCATAGTCAGGAACATACACGGTTCCATCGCTTTTGGAATAATCATACCCCATATTCAGATTTGCACGCAGATCCGGGAGAAAGTGCAGTTTATAGTCGAGTTGAATATTGCCGATGATTCTTTTCACATCGGATTTATCATCTCGCAGGTTCAACAAAGCGACCGGATTGCTGGAGCCTTGTGATACAGGTGCGCCATTTGGCTGTGTCCATGCATAATATCCGCCATAATCTGTTGTGAGTGAATCCGGATTATTATTCACATCCGTGTAATGAACAGTATACACGGAATCAGACTTTACCGGTTTAGTGGGATCATATTGCACCGCAGCACCGATAGCACCCTGATCGGCAAATTTATTTTTAATAAACATGCCTTTCACGTTGAAATTAATCTTCAAATGATCATCAAACAGCGACGGATTCAATGTAGCCGACAGGGTTGTACGTTTCATATTATCCGTTTTCAGAATGCCATTCTCATCAGAGTAACCCAGGGAAACCATATAGGGCAGGATTTTATATGCACCGGTTGCGCTCAGATAATGATCCATTCCCAGGGCCGTCTGATAAATTTCATTCTGCCAGTCTGTACTAGCCTTCCCCAGCAGTGCTAATACGTTCTCATTACTGGCATAACGGTTATTGATGATCGTACGGTACTCATCAGCTTTAAGTACATCAATCTTCTTGGGGATCGTATACACAGAAAAAGTCCCATTATAACTAAGATTAATAGATTTACTGTCTTTGCCACCCTTTCCAACTGCTCCCTTTTTTGTGGTAATCATGATAACCCCATTGGATCCCCTTGAACCGAAGATAGCCGTTGCAGAGGCATCCTTCAGGACTGTAACTGATTCAATGTCACTGGGATTAATGAAACTTAAGGTATTTCTGGAGCCTGAAATACTTTCATTGTCCATGGGTACTCCATCGATCACTATTAAAGGATCATTGCTTGCTGATATGGAGGAGCCTCCCCTGATGCGTATAGTAGTTCCACCACCAGGTGCGCCACCGGTTGACGTAATCTGGACACCGGGTATTTTACCAATGAGGAGCTGGGAAGGCGACGCAATTGAACCTTTATTGAAGTCCTTTAATTGAACAGCTGAAACCGAACCTGTTGCATCATCCTTTTTCTGTATCCCATAACCAATCACAACCGTCTCACTCAGAAAGGTCGATTTAAACTTAAGAGCAACATTTACAACGGAATTAGGTTGAACCAGGATTTCCTGGGTCTCATATCCGATAAATGAGAACACAAGCGTTGTATTGGGATTTACACGAATCTTGTAATACCCGTCAATATCGGTAACTGTACCCATCGTGGTACTCTTGATCAATATGGTGACTCCCGGAAGAGTTTGTCCATCTGAAGCATCGGTAACCCGCCCGGTAACATCACCTCCCTGAGCAAAACCTGTCGTATAGCACAAAATGAATAGCGACAGGAACAGGAGTAATTTAATAGTAAGATGTTTTCCCATAGTGCTGTTGTGATTTAGTGAATATTTAATTTGAAACAGATATTGAATATATCTGTCATTTGTTTAGATAGATCAGTACAAATATAGTATAAAAAAATACAAATAATCATATATAGGGCATTTTCAAAATAAAACTTATCCGTGCTCGCCGTATAAAATCCTGTACTCACCGATTTTGTGTTTCATACTTGTACCGGCAGGTCTAATTTTGCACCGTTAATGAATTTCATGTTTAACCTTTAAATCATAAAAAAATGGAAACACAGAATCACAATGAACCCTGCTGCAGAAGAAGAGGATTCGGCTCAAGTACACTGATATTCGGAATTGTCGTCATCTTGGCAGGCCTCGTCATGTTGCTCAGCAACACCGGCCTATTACCCCACAACTGGCATCATAATATTTTTTCGTGGGGCATGCTCATCGTCGTCATTGGTTTGGTAAACATCATCGGCCGGAAATGGTGGTGGGGATTACTACTGGTCATCGCCGGAATATTCCTGATGCCCGACGTCTTTCATAATGTATTCAGCGAGGATGTCAATTTCTGGCATGTCTTCTGGCCTGCAGTGATTATCTTATTCGGACTTGGGATGATCTTTGGCACAGGACATATGTTCAGGCACAGACGTATCGACACTATCTCTTCAGGTGACGATTATATCGATGAAGTGGCTGTCTTCGGTGGCGGCGATAGGGTCGTCCATTCCGAGGCATTTAAAGGAGGGCGTATGGTAGCTGTATTTGGCGGATCTAAAATCGATCTTACCAACACAAAAATGGCTCCCGGCGTCAATGAGCTGGAAATGATCGTGGTCTTCGGCGGCAGCGAATTAGTCATCCCTGCCGACTGGAACATTAAAATAGAAGTATTTAGTATTTTTGGAGGATATTCCGACAAACGTGGCCCCACCCAGGTCGATTACAGCAAAACACTGATCATCAAAGGCGTGACCATTTTTGGCGGCGGCGAAATAAAACGTAAATAATGCTTGACGGTATCCGGAAAAATATCTTCAGCCTCTCAAAATCCCACTTGGCCATACCTTATGTCATGATGTGGATAGCTGTTTCAGCTATCCACTTTTTCATTATGTTCCGGGTCTATAAGCTCACTGCCCCACAAGCTCTTGGCGACAGCTTGGTATACAACGGCCTGTTTGCAATAATGGGTACCGGGTTGTGGTTCATGACCCGATATTCCGACATCAGGAAAAAAACGCTTGGCGAAATACTGATATTTCATATCACAGGTGTCACCGTCACATTATTAATATGGCTCGGTGCCGCCTATCTCCTGTTGAACCTGCTCTTTGAAAGCCAGCCTGCATACCGCCAGTTTCTGAAAGATTCGCTTGTCATCAGAATCATCAGTGGTGTGCTCTATTACGGACTGCTGGTTTCGATCGCCTACCTGATCATCAGCTTCCGCGAACTGAAAGAGAAAATGGAACATGAAGCCCAGCTTAAATCATCATTGCGCGACGCCGAGCTGAACTTGCTCAGGTCGCAGATACGTCCGCACTTTCTCTTCAACAGCCTGAACTCCATCAGTGCACTCACCATTTCCAACCCGGATAAAGCCCAGGACATGATCATCAAACTGTCGGAATATATGCGGTATTCCCTCAACCAGTCGGAAGAAATCCTCAGCGACCTGAAAAAAGAGCTGTACCATACCGGTTTATATCTCGATATTGAAAAGGTCAGATTCGGTGACAGGCTTATTATAACTGAAGAGATCAACGAGGAATGCCATATCTGCACATTGCCGGCCATGATCCTGCAACCTCTCATCGAAAATGCCATTAAACATGGTGTATATGGCTCAACTGGGCAGGTGAAAATACATATTAAAGCTTATCTGCAGGGTGGCTTCCTGAGGATCAGCATATCCAATAACTTTGATCCGGTTGGCATCATTCGTAAAGGGACAGGCACCGGACTGAAAAACGTTGAAAACCGGCTGCTCACTTTTTATGACAGGCATGACCTGCTTAAGGTCAGCAAACAGGAGCAATATTTTGAAGTGTTTTTAAATATTCCGCAAAATGGATAGAAAAATCAAAGTGCTCATTGTAGATGATGAAATCCTGGCCAGGGAGCTGATAAAGAATTATCTGTCGGGAGTGCCGGGTATAGAGCTTGCCGGTGAGTGTGAAAATGGCTTTGATGCCCTGAAAGCAGTGCAGGACATTAAGCCCGACCTGGTGTTCCTCGACATACAGATGCCGAAGGTAGATGG
The sequence above is a segment of the Bacteroidota bacterium genome. Coding sequences within it:
- a CDS encoding DUF5668 domain-containing protein — encoded protein: METQNHNEPCCRRRGFGSSTLIFGIVVILAGLVMLLSNTGLLPHNWHHNIFSWGMLIVVIGLVNIIGRKWWWGLLLVIAGIFLMPDVFHNVFSEDVNFWHVFWPAVIILFGLGMIFGTGHMFRHRRIDTISSGDDYIDEVAVFGGGDRVVHSEAFKGGRMVAVFGGSKIDLTNTKMAPGVNELEMIVVFGGSELVIPADWNIKIEVFSIFGGYSDKRGPTQVDYSKTLIIKGVTIFGGGEIKRK
- a CDS encoding glycosyl hydrolase 53 family protein, with translation MSRKVSLPHRKPAGYIYVLLLTLFQIIWYSGINAQEYAIGADLSFLKAAEDQDFEFRENGAGKAGLQIFRDHGYNWIRLRLFHTPTELPNDLEYTIALAKEAKNMGYKFLLDYHYSDTWADPGKQYIPKSWEGKTHEELVVAVFEYSRETMTAFRDADASPDMVQVGNEVINGMLWPDGRIPDNWDHFAQLLQAGINGVIAGCGNLPRPQIMIHIDQGGNKERTKYFFDKIIDYNISFDVIGQSYYPWWHGSLLNLRENMNFMAREYKKPIILVEVAYCSNPTEYVNKPAPFPETPEGQKEFLAEVNRIVLSTPDNLGAGIFWWEPATIFDTSNRDFFDDKGNVLPVIDVFDKYTRH
- a CDS encoding SusE domain-containing protein, giving the protein MKKIAFIVTVFIGLGLLFSCEKELRDPKLDPSQAVKPEISSPTSGSSFVLLKDQADSVLTTFIWSETHYNLTDLETTKYILEMDLEQNNFSSPYTLTSTTSTAYEMTVTQMNKILLVLELDPDVAYDLAFRVRSFVNSITTYSNVISAVITLTITPYSDEIFIKPIYLLGSGTTIGWSNILALPMEHIGQGQFARVETLTPGSAQYIKFISVLGQWAPQWGTDATGTAEGGILVYRPTESVPDPPAIPVGVDAGPYYIMADTLQLAYETFLTSGELYLLGDATLAGWDNTAGLKLTEDQPHVFSIITTLNATGTMKFLEVSGQWAPQWGTNGDGSNKKGFLIYRPTEGVPDPPGIPAPSVAGQYKITVDLTTMQYTVEQQ
- a CDS encoding histidine kinase yields the protein MLDGIRKNIFSLSKSHLAIPYVMMWIAVSAIHFFIMFRVYKLTAPQALGDSLVYNGLFAIMGTGLWFMTRYSDIRKKTLGEILIFHITGVTVTLLIWLGAAYLLLNLLFESQPAYRQFLKDSLVIRIISGVLYYGLLVSIAYLIISFRELKEKMEHEAQLKSSLRDAELNLLRSQIRPHFLFNSLNSISALTISNPDKAQDMIIKLSEYMRYSLNQSEEILSDLKKELYHTGLYLDIEKVRFGDRLIITEEINEECHICTLPAMILQPLIENAIKHGVYGSTGQVKIHIKAYLQGGFLRISISNNFDPVGIIRKGTGTGLKNVENRLLTFYDRHDLLKVSKQEQYFEVFLNIPQNG
- a CDS encoding SusC/RagA family TonB-linked outer membrane protein; the encoded protein is MGKHLTIKLLLFLSLFILCYTTGFAQGGDVTGRVTDASDGQTLPGVTILIKSTTMGTVTDIDGYYKIRVNPNTTLVFSFIGYETQEILVQPNSVVNVALKFKSTFLSETVVIGYGIQKKDDATGSVSAVQLKDFNKGSIASPSQLLIGKIPGVQITSTGGAPGGGTTIRIRGGSSISASNDPLIVIDGVPMDNESISGSRNTLSFINPSDIESVTVLKDASATAIFGSRGSNGVIMITTKKGAVGKGGKDSKSINLSYNGTFSVYTIPKKIDVLKADEYRTIINNRYASNENVLALLGKASTDWQNEIYQTALGMDHYLSATGAYKILPYMVSLGYSDENGILKTDNMKRTTLSATLNPSLFDDHLKINFNVKGMFIKNKFADQGAIGAAVQYDPTKPVKSDSVYTVHYTDVNNNPDSLTTDYGGYYAWTQPNGAPVSQGSSNPVALLNLRDDKSDVKRIIGNIQLDYKLHFLPDLRANLNMGYDYSKSDGTVYVPDYAPWVFNAVYGGGLSTVYKQEKKNELLDFYLNYVKNVSDLKSTFDIMAGYSWQHFWRKGSNYSTNIIKTVVNDSSDYATESYLVSFFGRVNYSLMSRYLITFTLRDDGTSRFSPDTRWGLFPAVAIGWKINEEPWMKNVTVLSQLKLRAGYGITGQQDIGQGDYPYLARYTYSEQNAMYQFGNQFLVTLRPNGFDKKIKWEETTTWNLGLDYGFSNDRFYGSLDFYFKQTKDLINFIPIPAGANLTNYLLTNVGDMENRGVEFSINTKPVSRENFFWEVNLNATYNANKITKLTVTDDPNYIGVLTGGISGGVGNTCQVNSVGYAANSYFVFEQVYDAHGNPIEGMYVDRNGDGQITDNDRYRFKDPAPDYYFGISSNLQYKSWSFSFSGRANIGNYIYNNVISENAVWERLYRPEGPYIGNVTSDVKMINFVSPRYLSNYFIQDGSFFRMDNITLSYLFNKLINGKVKLLLSATVNNAFVITRYSGIDPEISNGIDNRIYPRPRVFVFGVNLMF
- a CDS encoding DUF4982 domain-containing protein; translation: MRTKFRLLNILILLIGFAFTGCQEKLKNTSWSTQKFNGNWEFILSADSTSIFSTDIDDLQWQSVKLPHSPVIEPLVVNNQWQGICWYRKDFVLPDYTKGKLLFLKFEGAMNVADVWINGIKKITHLGGYLPFAVDFTKEANIGGQNHVIVRLDNRDNPITGPKPLKQLDFNMYGGLYRDAFLIIKNPLFITDAVYANKPGSGGIFISYPEVSEKEAIIKVKTLVMNADSRDKRFYIQHELWKGNEMTVMVKSSEQFLETGDDCEVVVDISLKSPELWSPSSPTLYKLVTVVINDRHVIDTDTTRIGIRHFDIAPNYFAINGKEIFLRGVNRHQEYPYVGYALSNEAQYRDARKIKDAGFDFVRLSHYPHSPAFMDACDELGIVVLDAILGWQYFSEDDAFQSQVLQCCRDLIRRDRNHACVMAWEVSLNESAMSKEFIDKAVAIAHQEYPGDQCFTAGWINYGYDIFLQARQHRLQYYEEPDKPYIVSEYGDWEYYAMNAGFNQERWQDLLQEDRSSRQLLSSGETRLLQQATNIQEAQNDNFTTPAFADGYWVMYDYNRGFANDLEASGIMSINRLPKFGYYFFQSQRDAPEVLSTYTSGPMAFIATYWNEKSDLNVRVFSNCEEVELSLNGEVIARQGLDSNRMSTNLTHPPFTFKIKEFKSGTLTANGYIHGDNVVRHSVSTPGNPVAVRLSYDESGCPPKANVNDILFIYARLEDMNGTVVPVNGVKIDFAITGDAELINPDNTDSEAGIATALVRIGEAHGEISIRAVCKNLLPGNLKIPVVR
- a CDS encoding RagB/SusD family nutrient uptake outer membrane protein → MKKLLNITLITAALVLAFSSCIKDLDTIPLDKDEVTAAKVYDNPSSYRQVLAKLYAGLAVSGQTGPHGNSDISGIDEGFGQYLRGYWYHQELTTDEAVIGWNDQTIKDLHWQTWGASDVFIAAMYSRIFVQISLCNEYIRQTADSKLDERGVSGQLRTDIQYYRAEARFLRALSYWHALDLFGNVPFVTDNDQVGVFFPQRILRPDLYKYIESELLDIENLLIDARQNEYARADKAAAWMLLAKLYLNAEVYIGEPKYTECLTYCNKIIDAGYSLEPVYQNLFLADNANLDEVIFPVTFDGNNTRTWGGTTFIIHSEVGGNMNPSAFGIDGGWGGIRATSAFVNKFDDITGNTDSRATFYTDGQSLEITDISNFTNGYPTTKFKNVTRGGAPGSNLVHTDTDFPMFRLADVYLMYAEAVLRGGTGGDIGTALGYINAIRERAYGDASGDVTQIDLPFILDERARELYWECHRRTDLIRYGLFTGGDYLWPWKGNVSGGLATDVKYNLFPIPSSDLNANPNLIQNPGY